In a single window of the Pontibacter russatus genome:
- the dapA gene encoding 4-hydroxy-tetrahydrodipicolinate synthase, with product MIREKLRGTGVALVTPFTKELAVDYDALQKLLDFVLEGNVNYLVVNGTTAESPTTTAAEKTAILAFVKQHLNGRVPLMFGIGGNNTQQVIEAIAATDFDGVDALLSVSPAYNKPSQQGIYQHFLHIAEASPVPVMLYNVPGRTSSNMTADTTLKLALHDNIIGIKEASGNLEQCLLIARHRPENFMLVSGDDMMAVPMMSFGAEGAISVLANAYPAKFSSMVQEALQGNFKAAADLLLSFVDLNPLLYEEGNPVGVKVLLERFGICSPGVRLPLVEASAGLRDKIDKLL from the coding sequence ATGATTAGAGAGAAACTAAGAGGAACGGGTGTGGCGCTGGTAACGCCGTTCACAAAAGAGCTGGCTGTAGACTACGACGCGCTGCAGAAACTGCTGGATTTTGTGCTGGAGGGAAACGTGAACTATCTGGTGGTGAACGGCACCACCGCCGAATCGCCCACGACCACAGCCGCTGAGAAAACGGCCATACTGGCTTTCGTGAAACAGCACCTGAACGGGCGCGTGCCCCTGATGTTCGGCATCGGCGGCAACAACACGCAGCAGGTAATCGAAGCGATAGCCGCGACAGACTTTGATGGCGTGGATGCCCTCCTCTCGGTGAGCCCGGCCTACAACAAGCCTTCGCAGCAGGGCATCTACCAGCACTTCCTGCATATCGCAGAGGCCTCGCCGGTGCCCGTGATGCTCTACAACGTGCCGGGCCGCACAAGCAGCAACATGACAGCCGACACAACCCTGAAACTGGCCCTGCACGACAACATCATCGGAATAAAAGAGGCATCCGGCAACCTGGAGCAGTGCCTGCTCATCGCGAGGCACCGCCCGGAAAACTTTATGCTGGTGAGTGGCGACGACATGATGGCCGTGCCGATGATGTCTTTCGGGGCCGAAGGGGCCATATCCGTGCTCGCCAACGCCTATCCTGCCAAGTTCAGCAGCATGGTGCAGGAGGCGCTTCAGGGCAACTTTAAAGCGGCGGCGGACCTGCTGCTCAGCTTCGTGGACCTGAACCCGCTGCTGTATGAGGAAGGAAACCCCGTTGGCGTGAAGGTGCTGCTGGAAAGGTTCGGCATCTGCTCCCCCGGCGTTCGCCTGCCGCTCGTGGAAGCCTCGGCTGGCCTGCGCGACAAAATAGACAAGCTTTTATAG
- a CDS encoding LytR/AlgR family response regulator transcription factor — protein MTVRCIAVDDEPLALDIIESYISKLPFLKLVRTCSSATEAMQVLQEEQVDLMFLDIEMPELTGIQFLNILKHQPLIIFTTAYPDYALEGFNQDAVDYLLKPIPFDRFLKAVTKAQERLQRNGRATEPAQPIPAPQAAPVQDFMFVKADYKTIRVDFRDILWIEGLKDYIIIQTKDQKIITLLSMNKMMEKLQDSKFLRVHRSFIVSLQKIDSIEKSRIRIGNKEIPIGEVYKEQFLKWVEENNIQ, from the coding sequence ATGACAGTACGTTGCATTGCCGTGGACGACGAGCCGCTCGCCCTGGACATTATTGAGAGCTATATCAGCAAGCTGCCCTTCCTGAAACTGGTGCGCACCTGCTCCAGCGCCACCGAGGCTATGCAGGTGCTGCAGGAGGAGCAGGTCGACCTGATGTTTCTGGATATCGAGATGCCGGAACTGACGGGCATCCAGTTCCTGAACATCCTCAAGCACCAGCCGCTCATCATCTTCACCACCGCCTACCCCGATTACGCCCTGGAGGGCTTTAACCAGGACGCGGTGGATTACCTGCTCAAGCCCATCCCCTTCGACCGGTTCCTGAAGGCGGTGACCAAGGCACAGGAGCGGCTGCAGCGCAACGGCAGGGCAACCGAGCCGGCCCAGCCCATCCCCGCTCCGCAGGCCGCCCCGGTGCAGGATTTTATGTTTGTGAAGGCCGACTACAAGACCATCCGCGTCGACTTCAGGGACATTCTCTGGATTGAGGGGTTGAAAGACTATATCATCATCCAGACCAAAGACCAGAAGATCATCACGCTGCTCTCCATGAACAAGATGATGGAAAAACTGCAGGACTCCAAGTTTCTGCGGGTACACCGCTCTTTCATCGTGTCGCTGCAGAAGATTGACAGCATCGAGAAAAGCCGCATACGCATCGGCAACAAGGAGATACCCATCGGGGAAGTATACAAAGAGCAGTTCCTGAAATGGGTGGAGGAAAATAATATTCAGTAG
- a CDS encoding sensor histidine kinase has translation MNLSLPEVTIRKRYQIALHIAGWVIFGAWIFYFVYANRTLSFSKGLDIAVGLLFQLLIFYFNWYVLIPKYLARNRILLYIAAVLATLLAVAVLQAPFDYFVFREFNPGMESLYSYERLLQYALGGLVTTFISSALKVTGNYIRNERRNKELETQKLITELAYLKSQVNPHFLFNTLNNIYSLAYKQHPETPDAIMKLSLLMRYMLYESNDPLVSLEKEVDHINNFIDLQKLRLREQTSIRFIVEGDLKGKQIAPMLLMTLVENAFKHGLVSKNEIGISMRLEVKEDMLTFSTINNTSSHKKREYGGIGLENLRRRLNLLYPNRHKLTFEEREDAFYATLKLHLRPNT, from the coding sequence ATGAACCTGTCTTTGCCAGAGGTGACCATCAGGAAACGCTACCAGATAGCGCTGCACATTGCCGGGTGGGTGATATTCGGCGCCTGGATCTTCTATTTCGTATATGCCAACCGCACGCTCTCCTTCAGTAAGGGCCTCGACATAGCGGTGGGGCTGCTCTTTCAGCTCCTCATCTTTTACTTTAACTGGTATGTGCTGATACCGAAGTACCTGGCCAGAAACCGCATCCTGCTCTATATAGCGGCGGTGCTGGCCACGCTGCTGGCGGTGGCGGTGCTGCAGGCCCCCTTCGATTATTTTGTGTTCAGGGAGTTTAACCCTGGCATGGAAAGCCTCTACAGCTACGAGCGCCTGCTGCAGTACGCGCTCGGCGGACTCGTCACCACCTTCATCAGCTCGGCGCTGAAAGTGACGGGAAACTATATCCGCAACGAGCGGCGCAACAAGGAACTGGAGACGCAGAAACTGATCACGGAGCTTGCCTACCTCAAATCGCAGGTAAACCCGCACTTCCTGTTCAACACCCTAAACAACATCTACTCATTGGCTTACAAGCAGCACCCCGAGACGCCGGACGCCATCATGAAACTCTCGCTGCTGATGCGCTACATGCTGTACGAGAGCAACGACCCGCTGGTGAGCCTGGAGAAGGAAGTGGACCATATCAACAATTTCATTGATCTGCAGAAGCTGCGCCTGCGCGAGCAGACCAGCATCAGATTTATCGTGGAGGGCGACCTGAAAGGGAAGCAGATTGCGCCTATGCTGCTGATGACGCTGGTGGAGAACGCCTTTAAGCACGGCCTGGTGAGCAAGAACGAGATTGGCATCAGCATGCGCCTGGAGGTAAAGGAGGATATGCTCACCTTCAGCACCATTAACAACACCAGCTCGCACAAGAAGCGCGAGTACGGCGGCATCGGCCTCGAGAACCTGCGGCGGCGCCTGAACCTGCTGTACCCCAATCGGCACAAACTGACGTTCGAAGAAAGAGAGGACGCTTTTTACGCTACCCTGAAACTACACCTGAGACCTAACACCTAA
- a CDS encoding polysaccharide biosynthesis/export family protein, giving the protein MPQKKIILLQDNPDVANQANADELLRTFDLKPQAYMLKPGDVLSLRVQSTTPAEFDFLASGATTFGAGDPVLNGYTLDAEGNILLPAVGKVNLNGLTMPDARIRVTEALQPFLSDPTVNLRLLTFRYTIVGEVPNQGQFTTYQDNINVMEAIATAGGFSPYSNRSEIKLVRYENGVAKLYKFSLLDDDILAKSNYYLQPNDMIVVEPLTAKYLRENLLTNLTLGLSLVSTITLLLIRLTQ; this is encoded by the coding sequence GTGCCACAGAAAAAAATCATCCTGCTGCAGGATAATCCGGACGTAGCGAACCAGGCCAATGCCGATGAGCTGCTCCGGACGTTCGACCTGAAGCCGCAGGCCTATATGCTGAAACCAGGGGATGTGCTGTCGCTGCGGGTGCAAAGCACTACTCCCGCCGAATTTGATTTCCTGGCATCCGGTGCCACTACTTTTGGGGCGGGTGACCCGGTGCTGAACGGATATACGCTGGATGCGGAAGGAAATATCCTCTTGCCAGCAGTGGGCAAAGTGAACCTGAACGGCTTAACCATGCCCGATGCCCGCATCAGGGTAACGGAGGCCCTGCAGCCCTTCTTGTCTGACCCCACCGTGAACCTGCGCCTGCTCACTTTCCGGTATACCATCGTCGGAGAGGTACCTAACCAGGGGCAGTTTACCACTTACCAGGACAATATCAATGTGATGGAGGCCATTGCCACGGCAGGCGGATTTAGCCCCTATTCGAACCGAAGCGAGATTAAACTTGTTCGCTACGAGAATGGGGTGGCAAAGCTCTATAAATTCAGCCTGCTGGATGATGACATCCTGGCTAAAAGCAACTACTATTTACAGCCGAACGATATGATTGTGGTAGAGCCCTTGACCGCTAAATACTTGAGGGAGAATCTCCTTACAAACCTCACATTAGGCTTGTCTTTGGTGTCAACAATTACATTGCTGCTAATCAGACTAACACAATAA
- a CDS encoding GumC family protein, protein MNPEPIPQQDSLIDLQYILQKLKQYWYLFLITVPLALAVAYFVNRYTPPVYEASTTVLIKDPSDLSNAPVNLLYGGKLLGDVKNLNNEAVLLKSNDMVGETISSLDFGVSYYAEGDVNFTEIYNESPIHVIIDSTSATIPYGALIGYEVIDDNRFRISSSGATDSLNLYFFGRLIDLDGFRFVVTKTDSNFSEEILYFQVNRPEDLVRRYSSSLAIKPVEGTSILEISTTTNNTKKAIDFLNQHVQTYISQSLEEKNKTAVNTIDFIDRQLQQIGDSLSLVEGRLETFKKENTGLTMSDEGAQTSGQIQALEHEKAVLLLNAKYFDYLSDYIAAGDVTESIVAPASFGVSDPVLSQLIGQLIEVQLELTALNSESAQNPIVTTQIQAARAQAKELLAGISENVRNLQQANQISINDLNARVSRLMGSLSQLPAAERQFINLNRMYNLSEGLYVFLMQKRAEAGISTAATTPDARLVNAAAVKARISPKTDQTYLIALFIGLLLPAGFIFLKEVLNNKISSTEDIAAHTTLPLLGIVGHNKNENASLIDQNPKSALAEAFRTVRSNLRFMLGSKTGEGKIFVITSSVSGEGKTFSAKNLAYIFAISGERTLLVNADMRKPNNNTDFGVSSTVGLSNYLAEHAGLEDIIHTTLQENLHILPSGDIPPNPSELLLSSRMDELIAALRKRYDYIILDTPPVGILSDGLELMQLADANIFMIRQGYTLKSFVTSLQQQYEAGKIKNTAILFNDVDYRKLNYGYGYGYGYGYGYYAEDAQRKPWWKRMV, encoded by the coding sequence GTGAATCCAGAACCTATTCCACAACAAGACAGCCTGATTGATTTGCAGTACATCCTGCAGAAGCTAAAGCAGTACTGGTACTTGTTTTTAATAACAGTGCCGTTAGCCTTAGCCGTTGCCTATTTTGTGAACAGGTATACGCCTCCTGTTTACGAAGCCAGCACCACCGTGCTTATCAAGGACCCCTCAGATTTGTCGAATGCACCCGTCAACCTCTTGTATGGCGGGAAACTGTTGGGTGATGTTAAAAATTTAAACAACGAAGCGGTACTGCTGAAGTCAAATGACATGGTGGGCGAAACCATCAGTTCACTGGATTTCGGTGTGTCTTATTATGCGGAGGGTGATGTTAATTTCACAGAGATATATAATGAGAGCCCCATACACGTTATCATCGACTCTACCTCTGCCACCATTCCCTACGGCGCGCTTATAGGGTATGAAGTCATAGATGACAACAGGTTCCGGATAAGCAGCTCCGGCGCTACGGATTCACTGAACCTTTATTTTTTTGGGAGACTGATTGATTTAGATGGTTTCAGGTTTGTGGTTACTAAAACCGACAGTAATTTTTCGGAGGAGATCCTATATTTTCAAGTTAACCGGCCGGAGGATCTGGTCAGGCGCTACAGCAGTAGCCTGGCGATAAAGCCAGTGGAAGGGACATCTATTCTAGAAATCAGCACAACAACGAACAATACAAAAAAAGCGATTGATTTCCTGAATCAGCACGTACAAACTTATATTTCCCAAAGCCTGGAGGAGAAAAATAAGACGGCCGTCAACACCATCGATTTCATCGACAGGCAGCTTCAGCAGATCGGTGATTCCCTGTCTTTGGTGGAGGGACGTTTAGAGACATTCAAGAAGGAAAACACCGGGCTTACTATGAGTGACGAGGGGGCGCAGACAAGCGGACAGATACAGGCACTGGAACATGAAAAGGCCGTTTTGTTGCTGAACGCAAAGTACTTCGACTACCTCAGCGATTATATCGCAGCGGGCGACGTGACCGAGAGCATCGTGGCCCCGGCTTCCTTTGGCGTGTCGGACCCGGTGTTGAGCCAATTAATCGGGCAGTTGATCGAGGTGCAGTTAGAACTGACGGCGCTGAACTCCGAAAGCGCGCAGAATCCCATCGTCACTACGCAGATACAGGCAGCAAGAGCCCAGGCAAAGGAGTTATTGGCTGGTATTTCCGAAAACGTGCGCAACCTGCAGCAGGCGAACCAGATATCCATTAATGACCTGAATGCGCGCGTCTCACGGCTGATGGGCTCCCTGAGCCAGCTGCCTGCAGCAGAAAGGCAATTTATCAACCTGAACCGCATGTACAACCTGAGCGAAGGGCTTTACGTGTTCCTGATGCAGAAAAGGGCAGAGGCCGGTATTTCTACGGCTGCCACCACCCCGGATGCCCGCCTGGTGAATGCGGCCGCTGTCAAAGCCCGAATATCCCCAAAGACGGATCAGACCTACCTGATTGCCCTGTTTATCGGGTTATTGCTGCCCGCCGGGTTCATTTTCCTGAAAGAAGTACTGAACAACAAAATCAGCTCCACGGAAGATATTGCCGCCCATACCACGCTGCCCTTGCTTGGTATTGTCGGGCACAACAAGAACGAAAACGCCAGCTTAATCGACCAGAACCCAAAATCTGCCCTGGCAGAGGCCTTCCGGACTGTCCGCTCCAACCTGCGCTTCATGCTGGGTTCCAAAACAGGGGAGGGGAAGATATTCGTGATTACCTCTTCTGTCAGCGGCGAGGGGAAAACTTTTTCCGCAAAAAACCTGGCCTACATCTTTGCTATTTCTGGCGAGCGGACACTGCTCGTAAATGCCGACATGCGCAAGCCCAACAACAACACCGATTTTGGCGTCAGCAGCACTGTTGGCCTGAGCAATTACCTGGCGGAACATGCCGGCCTGGAAGACATCATCCATACTACCCTGCAGGAGAACCTGCACATTTTACCTTCAGGTGATATTCCGCCGAATCCCTCGGAGTTGCTTTTAAGCAGTAGAATGGATGAGCTGATTGCAGCTCTGCGGAAGCGGTATGACTATATCATTCTTGACACGCCACCGGTTGGCATCCTGTCAGATGGTTTGGAACTGATGCAACTGGCTGATGCAAACATCTTTATGATCCGGCAAGGCTACACGCTTAAAAGCTTCGTCACCAGCCTGCAGCAACAGTATGAAGCCGGAAAAATAAAGAATACGGCTATTCTTTTTAACGACGTAGATTACAGGAAGCTCAATTATGGCTATGGCTACGGCTATGGTTATGGTTATGGCTACTATGCAGAGGATGCCCAGCGAAAGCCCTGGTGGAAACGAATGGTTTAA
- a CDS encoding endonuclease domain-containing protein translates to MEQNNHYNKRLKAFASDLRSTSTKAEVRLWCELLSKGKTGYSFLRQRPIGPYIADFMCKELKLVIEVDGYSHNFKTEEDLERDTVLAALGFTTLRFTDEEVMRDLPNVERSIIAWIACLQR, encoded by the coding sequence ATGGAGCAGAACAACCATTACAACAAGAGGCTAAAAGCATTTGCCAGTGACCTCCGCTCAACATCCACTAAGGCGGAAGTCAGGTTGTGGTGCGAGTTATTAAGTAAAGGTAAAACAGGTTATTCCTTTTTACGCCAGCGGCCGATAGGTCCTTATATTGCTGATTTCATGTGCAAGGAATTGAAGCTTGTTATTGAAGTAGACGGCTATTCACATAATTTTAAAACGGAAGAGGACTTAGAAAGGGACACCGTATTAGCAGCTTTAGGCTTTACCACCCTCCGGTTTACAGATGAAGAAGTAATGAGGGATCTGCCTAATGTAGAACGGTCAATTATAGCTTGGATTGCTTGTCTACAGCGGTAG
- the fcl gene encoding GDP-L-fucose synthase, giving the protein MEINSKIYVAGHRGMVGSALVRALEAAGYANIVTRSSAELDLREQAAVRVFFEEERPEYVFLAAAKVGGIVANNTFRADFLYDNLLMEANVIHSSYKAGVKKLLFLGSSCIYPKLAPQPLKEEYLLTGPLEPTNEPYAIAKIAGVKLCEAFRDQFGCDFVSVMPTNLYGYNDNYHPEHSHVLPALIRRFHEAKERGAETVTIWGTGSPRREFLFADDLAEACLFLMQTYSGRELVNIGTGEDISIKALAELVKDVVGYEGELAFDTARPDGTPRKLMDVSKLHGLGWRHKTELREGIALAYADFRQQYPAPAFP; this is encoded by the coding sequence ATGGAGATAAATTCGAAGATATATGTGGCGGGGCACCGGGGGATGGTGGGTTCGGCGCTGGTGCGGGCGCTGGAGGCGGCAGGCTACGCCAACATCGTGACGCGCAGTTCGGCGGAGCTGGACCTGCGGGAGCAGGCGGCGGTGAGGGTCTTCTTTGAAGAGGAGCGGCCGGAGTATGTCTTTCTGGCGGCGGCGAAAGTGGGCGGCATCGTGGCCAACAACACCTTCCGCGCCGACTTCCTCTACGACAACCTGCTGATGGAGGCCAACGTCATCCACTCCTCCTACAAGGCGGGGGTGAAGAAGCTCCTGTTCCTGGGCTCCTCCTGCATCTACCCCAAGCTGGCCCCCCAGCCCCTGAAGGAGGAGTACCTGCTGACAGGGCCGCTGGAGCCGACCAACGAGCCCTACGCCATCGCCAAGATAGCTGGCGTCAAGCTCTGTGAGGCTTTCCGCGACCAATTCGGCTGCGACTTCGTGAGTGTGATGCCCACCAACCTCTACGGCTACAACGACAACTACCACCCCGAGCACTCGCATGTGCTGCCCGCCCTCATCCGCCGCTTCCACGAGGCAAAGGAGCGGGGGGCAGAGACGGTGACCATCTGGGGCACGGGCAGCCCGCGGCGGGAGTTCCTCTTCGCCGACGACCTCGCCGAAGCCTGTCTTTTCCTGATGCAGACTTATTCGGGGAGGGAACTGGTGAACATCGGCACCGGTGAGGACATCTCCATTAAAGCGCTTGCGGAACTGGTGAAGGATGTGGTGGGATATGAAGGGGAACTGGCTTTCGACACCGCAAGGCCTGACGGAACGCCCCGCAAGCTCATGGACGTCTCGAAACTGCATGGCCTGGGCTGGCGGCACAAAACGGAGCTGAGAGAGGGCATTGCCCTGGCCTACGCTGACTTTAGGCAGCAATACCCAGCCCCGGCCTTCCCCTAA
- the gmd gene encoding GDP-mannose 4,6-dehydratase → MKVALITGITGQDGAYLAELLLSKGYMVHGLKRRSSLFNTERVDHLYQDPHEQHVRFRMHYGDLTDSTNIIRVIQETQPDEIYNLAAMSHVKVSFDTPEYTANADGLGTLRILEAIRILGLTEKTRVYQASTSELYGLVQAVPQSETTPFYPRSPYAVAKLYAYWITVNYREAYGMFACNGILFNHESPLRGETFVTRKITRAAARITLGLQEKLYLGNLDSRRDWGHAKDYVEAMWRILQQDTPEDFVIATGVTTTVRDFVKMAFAEVGVEIDFRGEGVEEKGFIAACTNPAYKLEVGKEVVSVDPSYFRPTEVELLIGDATKSKEKLGWVPQYDLKALVKDMMQSDVELFKRDTYLAEGGHKILNYHE, encoded by the coding sequence ATGAAAGTAGCCCTCATCACAGGCATCACGGGGCAGGACGGGGCGTACCTGGCCGAGCTCCTGCTAAGCAAAGGATATATGGTGCACGGCCTCAAGCGCCGCAGTTCCCTGTTCAACACCGAAAGGGTGGACCACCTCTACCAGGACCCCCATGAGCAGCACGTCCGCTTCCGGATGCACTACGGGGACCTAACCGACTCGACCAACATCATCCGGGTGATCCAGGAAACGCAGCCCGACGAGATATACAACCTGGCCGCCATGAGCCACGTGAAGGTGAGCTTTGACACGCCCGAGTACACCGCCAATGCCGACGGCCTGGGCACGCTCCGCATCCTGGAGGCCATCCGTATTTTAGGATTAACGGAGAAAACAAGAGTTTATCAGGCCTCTACTTCCGAGCTCTACGGGCTGGTACAGGCGGTGCCGCAGTCGGAGACTACCCCCTTCTACCCGCGCTCCCCTTACGCGGTGGCCAAACTTTACGCCTACTGGATTACCGTGAACTACCGCGAGGCCTACGGCATGTTCGCCTGCAACGGCATCCTCTTCAACCACGAGTCGCCACTGCGAGGGGAGACCTTCGTGACGCGCAAGATAACCCGTGCCGCAGCGCGCATCACCCTGGGCCTGCAGGAGAAGCTATACCTGGGCAACCTTGACTCCAGAAGGGACTGGGGCCACGCCAAGGACTATGTGGAGGCCATGTGGCGCATCCTGCAGCAGGACACGCCGGAGGACTTCGTCATTGCTACCGGGGTAACCACGACAGTGAGAGACTTCGTGAAGATGGCTTTTGCTGAAGTGGGGGTGGAGATAGACTTCCGGGGTGAGGGCGTGGAGGAGAAGGGCTTTATTGCCGCCTGCACCAACCCAGCGTACAAACTCGAGGTTGGAAAGGAAGTTGTCTCTGTTGACCCGAGTTACTTCCGGCCCACGGAGGTGGAACTGCTCATCGGCGACGCAACCAAATCGAAGGAGAAGCTTGGCTGGGTGCCACAATACGATTTGAAGGCCCTTGTTAAGGACATGATGCAGAGTGACGTGGAGCTCTTCAAAAGAGACACCTACCTTGCCGAGGGAGGGCACAAGATATTGAACTACCACGAGTAA
- a CDS encoding ABC transporter permease yields MINKSTKEEDEDWTLVIKPSSSLFDLQLKEVWRYRDLLQMFVRRDFIAVYKQTILGPIWFFLQPIFTTITFTIVFGSIAGLSTNGVPPLLFYMAGIINWNYFSQCLTATSNTFTGNANIFGKVYFPRLITPLSITVSNLLKYGVQFVLFILLLCYYLFTSNIVQPNMYLLLVPFLIVLMAGLSLGFGMLISAMTTKYRDVKFLLTFGIQLAMYATPVIYPLSTIPEKYKLLILANPMSSIIETFRYAFLGSGEFEWSYLGYSSLFTAVIVFLGIVVFNKVEKSFMDTV; encoded by the coding sequence ATGATAAATAAGTCAACGAAAGAAGAAGACGAAGACTGGACGCTGGTGATAAAACCAAGTTCCAGCCTTTTTGATTTACAGTTAAAGGAGGTTTGGCGTTACCGCGACTTGCTACAAATGTTTGTGCGGCGTGACTTTATAGCTGTGTACAAGCAAACAATCCTCGGGCCTATCTGGTTTTTCCTGCAGCCTATCTTTACCACCATTACATTTACCATTGTTTTCGGCAGTATTGCGGGCCTGTCTACGAATGGAGTTCCGCCTTTGTTGTTTTACATGGCGGGCATCATCAATTGGAATTACTTTTCTCAGTGTCTGACGGCAACGTCTAACACCTTTACGGGGAATGCCAATATTTTCGGTAAAGTCTATTTTCCCAGGCTGATTACGCCGCTCTCCATTACTGTTTCTAACCTGCTGAAGTATGGGGTGCAGTTTGTCTTGTTTATATTATTGCTATGTTATTACTTATTTACAAGCAACATAGTGCAGCCAAACATGTATTTATTGCTTGTACCTTTTTTAATAGTTTTGATGGCAGGGCTTAGCCTTGGATTTGGGATGCTGATTTCCGCCATGACAACCAAATACCGGGATGTCAAGTTTTTATTAACCTTTGGCATACAGCTGGCTATGTACGCTACTCCGGTTATTTATCCACTCTCTACTATTCCAGAGAAATACAAGCTTCTGATTCTCGCTAACCCCATGTCGAGTATTATCGAAACCTTCCGGTATGCTTTTTTAGGTTCCGGCGAATTTGAGTGGAGTTATTTAGGATATTCTTCATTATTTACAGCCGTCATTGTCTTTTTGGGAATCGTGGTCTTCAATAAAGTAGAGAAATCATTTATGGATACGGTTTAA
- a CDS encoding ABC transporter ATP-binding protein, which produces MSDIVIKVENLSKQYRLGELGTGTISHDINRWWHKVRGKEDPYLKIGEVNDRTTKGTSEYAWALRDINFEVKQGEVLGIIGKNGAGKSTLLKLLSRVTSPTTGEIKAKGRIASLLEVGTGFHEELTGRENIFLNGAILGMTKSEVRYKFDEIVAFSGTERYIDTPVKRYSSGMRVRLAFAVAAHLEPEILIVDEVLAVGDAEFQSKAIGKMKSVSKGEGRTVLFVSHNMEAVSNLCNRGILLTNGTVNFEDNNVDSVIDKYLDFFSPHKGLSTSYLFEVPSEGGIKKVELLNLNHAVIKNNDTLKFKLQIHNPEAIDYTYVAQVFYKGIKLFENFNFDPSREKICKVTPDSENFLYFTLPKGMLNKGLYTVKFAMLLPKIKRVHMTDEIPFEVSVINSGHEKVLENRNEIFFLNNCWTT; this is translated from the coding sequence ATGAGTGATATCGTTATAAAAGTAGAAAACCTCTCAAAGCAGTACAGACTTGGAGAATTGGGCACGGGTACCATTTCGCATGACATAAACCGCTGGTGGCACAAGGTAAGAGGCAAAGAAGATCCTTACCTGAAGATTGGGGAAGTAAATGATCGTACCACGAAAGGAACAAGCGAATATGCCTGGGCTCTCCGTGATATAAATTTTGAGGTGAAGCAAGGGGAGGTATTAGGCATTATCGGAAAAAATGGTGCCGGTAAGTCAACGCTCCTAAAGTTACTCTCACGGGTAACTTCCCCTACAACTGGTGAGATAAAAGCGAAAGGGCGGATTGCTTCTTTATTGGAGGTGGGCACTGGCTTTCATGAGGAACTTACAGGACGCGAAAACATATTTCTGAATGGTGCTATTCTAGGTATGACCAAATCAGAAGTCCGGTACAAGTTTGATGAGATAGTGGCTTTTTCCGGCACTGAACGCTATATTGATACGCCTGTAAAGCGTTATTCCTCCGGAATGCGTGTGCGGCTGGCTTTTGCTGTAGCAGCGCATTTGGAACCAGAGATTTTGATTGTAGATGAAGTGTTAGCTGTAGGGGATGCGGAGTTTCAAAGTAAGGCTATAGGGAAGATGAAAAGTGTCTCAAAGGGAGAAGGAAGAACGGTACTATTCGTTAGCCATAATATGGAAGCCGTTAGCAATCTGTGCAATAGGGGCATTTTATTAACTAATGGAACAGTGAATTTTGAAGATAATAATGTAGATAGTGTGATCGATAAATATCTTGACTTTTTTTCTCCCCATAAAGGATTGTCAACATCTTATTTATTTGAAGTTCCGAGTGAAGGAGGTATAAAAAAGGTAGAATTACTTAACTTAAATCATGCTGTTATCAAAAATAATGACACACTTAAATTTAAGTTACAGATTCACAATCCTGAAGCAATTGATTATACATACGTTGCACAAGTTTTTTATAAGGGAATAAAACTATTCGAAAATTTTAATTTTGATCCTTCAAGAGAGAAAATATGTAAGGTTACTCCTGATTCAGAAAATTTCTTATATTTTACATTACCTAAAGGTATGTTGAATAAAGGGCTATATACTGTAAAATTTGCTATGTTACTGCCTAAAATAAAAAGAGTACACATGACAGATGAAATTCCCTTTGAAGTTAGTGTTATTAACTCTGGACATGAAAAAGTGTTAGAGAATAGAAATGAAATTTTTTTTCTGAATAACTGTTGGACAACTTGA